The Candidatus Eisenbacteria bacterium genome has a segment encoding these proteins:
- the nikR gene encoding nickel-responsive transcriptional regulator NikR, with translation MANKESAVRFTVSLPRTLLREIDKGTIARGYASRSEYVRDLVREQLVQEKWETKDEQVVGVLTICYHHHQRDLPERIMEAQHRRHVHVLCSTHVHLDAEDCLEAIFIRGNPAQVTRVSTEIAGLRGVKFAKLTRASKVRT, from the coding sequence ATGGCCAACAAGGAATCCGCCGTCCGTTTCACGGTCTCCCTGCCGAGAACCCTGCTGAGGGAGATCGACAAGGGGACCATCGCCCGGGGATATGCCTCGCGGTCCGAGTATGTGCGCGACCTCGTCCGGGAGCAGCTCGTTCAGGAGAAGTGGGAGACCAAGGACGAGCAGGTCGTGGGCGTCCTCACGATCTGCTACCACCATCATCAGCGGGATCTTCCCGAGAGGATCATGGAAGCCCAGCACAGGCGCCACGTGCACGTCCTCTGCAGCACGCACGTCCACCTGGACGCTGAGGACTGCCTGGAGGCGATCTTCATCCGGGGCAACCCCGCGCAGGTCACGCGCGTGAGCACCGAGATCGCGGGGCTCCGCGGGGTCAAGTTCGCCAAGCTGACGAGGGCATCCAAGGTCCGCACCTGA
- a CDS encoding ABC transporter ATP-binding protein → MIDFSGVSFRYGADAAALSEISFSARDGERIVLLGSNGCGKTTLLKILDGLLFPREGRYLFDGRPVDERALRDSSFRGAFRRQVALLFQNPDSMLFHPTVRDEIGFGLRQAGEPEITPAIESLAASFGVVRLLGRSPFSLSGGEKQKVCLASLLSVRPRLLLLDEPLANLDPRSTGWLIDFLAQQQIATLTTTHNLSLAPELGDRALVLSEDHRLIYDGPIAAALGDRRLLLEANLMHIHGHRHEDVEHRHFHTHEWD, encoded by the coding sequence ATGATTGACTTCTCGGGAGTGAGCTTCCGCTACGGAGCGGACGCGGCCGCTCTGTCGGAGATCTCCTTCTCCGCGAGAGACGGCGAGAGGATCGTCCTCCTCGGCAGCAACGGGTGCGGGAAGACCACCCTACTGAAGATCCTCGACGGTCTGCTCTTTCCCCGCGAAGGGCGCTATCTCTTCGACGGCCGCCCGGTCGATGAGCGCGCCCTGAGGGACTCGTCGTTCCGGGGCGCCTTCCGCAGACAGGTCGCGCTCCTCTTCCAGAACCCGGATTCGATGCTCTTCCATCCGACGGTGCGCGACGAGATCGGCTTCGGCCTGAGGCAGGCCGGCGAGCCGGAGATCACCCCGGCGATCGAGTCCCTCGCCGCGTCCTTCGGCGTGGTCCGGCTGCTGGGACGTTCCCCCTTCTCGCTGAGCGGCGGCGAGAAGCAGAAGGTCTGCCTGGCGTCCCTCCTTTCCGTCCGGCCGCGGCTCCTTCTCCTCGACGAGCCTCTCGCGAACCTGGATCCGAGGAGCACCGGCTGGCTCATCGACTTCCTCGCGCAGCAACAGATCGCGACCTTGACGACCACGCACAATCTGAGTCTCGCCCCGGAGCTCGGAGATCGGGCGCTCGTCCTCTCGGAGGACCATCGGCTGATCTACGACGGCCCGATCGCCGCGGCGCTCGGCGATCGCCGTCTCCTGCTCGAGGCGAACCTCATGCACATACATGGGCACAGGCACGAAGACGTCGAGCACAGGCACTTTCACACACATGAATGGGACTGA
- a CDS encoding cobalamin biosynthesis protein CbiM (catalyzes the ATP-dependent transport of cobalt): MHIPDGFISPKVYLPAYGVGAALWAVGILRLGRSLRAQMVPFLSVTTAVAFVLMTILLPLPGGTSIHASGIGMIAVLFGPWVSFLCLSLVLLLQVFLLGEGGITSFPVNALAMGLIGSLVAWAVYRLLRRWNLRLALFLAGWSAVCAAALVVAVVLGIQPAIAHRADGTPLFFPFGLEVTLPAILVPHALVGIAEGILTILAYEFFGRRMHTLSR, encoded by the coding sequence ATGCACATCCCCGACGGATTCATCTCGCCCAAGGTCTACCTCCCCGCGTATGGAGTCGGCGCGGCGCTCTGGGCCGTCGGCATCCTGCGCCTCGGGAGAAGCCTGCGCGCGCAGATGGTCCCCTTCCTCTCGGTGACCACCGCGGTCGCCTTCGTTCTGATGACCATCCTCCTCCCCTTGCCGGGCGGCACGTCGATCCACGCGAGCGGCATCGGGATGATCGCGGTCCTCTTCGGCCCTTGGGTGTCGTTCCTCTGTCTCTCGCTCGTGCTGCTGCTTCAGGTCTTCCTCCTCGGGGAGGGGGGGATCACCTCCTTCCCCGTGAACGCGCTCGCCATGGGACTGATCGGAAGCCTCGTCGCATGGGCGGTCTATCGGCTCCTCCGCCGATGGAACCTGCGGCTCGCCCTCTTTCTCGCGGGATGGTCCGCCGTCTGCGCGGCCGCCCTGGTCGTCGCCGTCGTCCTGGGCATCCAGCCGGCGATCGCGCACCGCGCGGATGGGACGCCCCTCTTCTTCCCGTTCGGGCTCGAGGTGACGCTGCCCGCGATTCTCGTGCCCCACGCCCTGGTCGGAATCGCCGAGGGGATCCTGACGATTCTCGCCTACGAGTTCTTCGGGCGAAGGATGCATACTCTTTCTCGATGA